One window of the Desulfovibrio litoralis DSM 11393 genome contains the following:
- a CDS encoding glycosyltransferase WbsX family protein gives MVEPIAIYLPQFHEIEENNLWWGKGFTEWVNVKEAKPSYNGHYQPHIPHKSIGYYDLSDEAFLIRQHQLAYRYGVKNFCYYYYNFNGKTLLEKPLRSIISRKEIKNRFCLCWANENWTRVWYGMDKKVLIAQEYSEAHAVRFIQDITPYLTHERYICVDNKPMLLVYRPELVEDCQRYAEIWRREARALGFADLYLVAVEALSHDVSPQEYGFDAALEFAPDWRMTHLISPPEQKPRVFDYPATVANMLQKAVPDYTRFRCVFPSWDNSPRYKGGGVLFENTSLGAFLFFLENTIKYTKEKVPENAQYFFINAWNEWGEGCHLEPDERNGLSFLQILHKALMKA, from the coding sequence ATGGTAGAACCGATAGCCATATACTTGCCACAATTTCATGAAATAGAAGAAAATAATCTTTGGTGGGGAAAGGGATTTACGGAATGGGTCAATGTAAAAGAGGCAAAGCCGTCATATAACGGCCACTATCAACCGCATATTCCTCATAAGTCAATCGGTTATTACGATCTTTCAGACGAAGCCTTTTTAATACGCCAACATCAACTCGCTTATCGTTATGGGGTTAAAAATTTTTGTTATTATTATTATAATTTTAACGGAAAAACTTTGTTGGAAAAACCTTTGCGTTCTATTATCTCGCGTAAAGAGATTAAAAACCGTTTTTGTTTGTGTTGGGCAAACGAAAATTGGACTCGGGTTTGGTACGGTATGGATAAAAAAGTTCTTATTGCCCAAGAATATTCAGAAGCCCACGCCGTAAGATTTATACAAGATATTACGCCATATCTAACCCATGAACGCTATATTTGCGTTGATAATAAACCCATGTTGCTTGTATACCGCCCCGAATTGGTTGAAGACTGTCAACGTTATGCCGAAATTTGGCGACGAGAGGCAAGAGCTTTGGGTTTTGCCGATTTATATTTGGTGGCGGTCGAAGCTTTATCTCATGATGTTTCACCTCAAGAATATGGCTTTGATGCGGCTTTGGAGTTTGCACCGGATTGGCGTATGACCCACTTAATTTCCCCGCCGGAACAAAAACCTCGTGTCTTTGATTATCCTGCAACTGTTGCTAATATGTTGCAAAAAGCCGTTCCTGATTATACTCGCTTTCGTTGTGTATTTCCGTCATGGGATAATTCGCCAAGATATAAAGGTGGGGGCGTCTTATTTGAAAACACCTCGCTTGGGGCTTTTCTCTTTTTCTTGGAAAACACCATTAAATATACTAAAGAGAAAGTTCCTGAAAATGCTCAATATTTTTTTATTAATGCGTGGAACGAATGGGGTGAGGGTTGCCATCTTGAACCTGATGAACGTAATGGCTTATCTTTTTTGCAGATTTTACATAAAGCGTTGATGAAGGCTTAA
- the hpt gene encoding hypoxanthine phosphoribosyltransferase, translated as MQNSKDSLSVVFSKEQIDERINELAKNINEYYREALKANEQLLVVCVLRGAVLFFADLVRHLEGNIELDFVRIASYGKSTSSSGHVNFIKDLEIDIQDKHVLIVEDIVDSGLSMNFLLKQLEVRNPKSLKLVALISKTERRENEVKVDFVGFDKANGFLVGYGLDYAEKYRHLPAIYDLKLSN; from the coding sequence ATGCAAAATAGTAAAGACAGCTTAAGTGTAGTTTTTTCAAAAGAACAAATTGACGAACGCATAAATGAGCTTGCAAAAAATATTAACGAATATTATCGTGAGGCGTTAAAGGCAAACGAACAACTGCTTGTTGTTTGTGTATTACGAGGGGCAGTTTTGTTTTTTGCCGATTTGGTTCGCCACCTTGAAGGTAACATTGAGTTAGATTTTGTGCGTATTGCCAGTTACGGAAAAAGTACAAGTTCTTCGGGTCATGTAAATTTTATTAAAGATTTAGAAATCGATATTCAAGATAAGCATGTTTTAATAGTCGAAGATATTGTTGATAGTGGATTAAGCATGAACTTTTTGTTAAAACAACTGGAAGTGCGTAACCCCAAAAGTTTAAAACTGGTTGCTTTAATCAGTAAAACAGAACGCAGAGAAAACGAAGTTAAAGTTGACTTTGTTGGTTTTGATAAGGCAAACGGTTTTCTTGTTGGCTATGGTCTTGATTATGCCGAAAAATATCGCCACCTTCCGGCGATTTATGACCTCAAATTATCAAACTAA
- a CDS encoding TlpA family protein disulfide reductase yields the protein MQRVHKLSLTVFFVFMSILSISLMSYTKSFAAEPESMSLAQFDEALANSKGQVVLVNFFATWCPPCKAEIPVLQRLFAKHPANKLKVIALSVDEETEEVLPFMQKLGAKYPIFLAQNDLSEKWNLYAIPRLLIFDKSGKLVKDHEGMMSEQELNSLVEKYLGQ from the coding sequence ATGCAACGTGTTCATAAATTGAGCCTAACAGTCTTTTTTGTTTTTATGAGTATCTTGAGTATAAGTTTGATGAGTTATACAAAGTCTTTTGCCGCTGAACCGGAATCAATGAGCTTGGCACAATTTGACGAAGCTTTGGCAAACTCAAAGGGTCAAGTGGTTTTGGTAAACTTTTTTGCTACTTGGTGTCCTCCGTGTAAAGCGGAAATACCGGTTTTACAAAGACTTTTTGCTAAACATCCGGCAAACAAACTTAAAGTTATTGCCCTGTCTGTTGATGAAGAGACGGAAGAAGTTTTACCGTTTATGCAAAAATTAGGGGCGAAATATCCTATTTTTCTTGCTCAAAACGACTTATCCGAAAAATGGAATCTTTACGCTATTCCACGCCTTTTGATCTTTGATAAAAGCGGAAAATTGGTTAAAGACCATGAAGGAATGATGTCTGAACAAGAGTTAAACAGCTTGGTGGAGAAATATCTTGGTCAATAA
- a CDS encoding N-acetyltransferase: MVNKEEINSSNFILRKAKIKDVKQIHALLMESAARGKLLARPLNQLYHHLREFVVVETEADKPIIACVALSITWSDSAEVRSLVVDESYQKLGLGRKLVEHCIKEAKEFELKRVFTLTYQVDFFNKLNFKEITKDQLPQKIWADCIHCPKFPECDETAMIFNL, from the coding sequence TTGGTCAATAAAGAAGAAATAAATTCTTCAAACTTTATATTGCGTAAAGCAAAAATAAAAGATGTAAAACAAATACATGCCTTATTGATGGAATCAGCCGCCAGAGGAAAACTTTTGGCACGCCCGTTAAACCAGTTATATCATCATTTAAGAGAGTTTGTTGTTGTTGAAACAGAAGCCGATAAACCGATTATTGCCTGCGTTGCACTTTCTATTACTTGGTCAGATAGTGCGGAAGTTCGCTCTTTAGTCGTTGATGAGTCTTATCAAAAACTGGGTTTGGGGCGAAAACTTGTTGAACATTGTATAAAAGAAGCAAAAGAGTTTGAATTAAAAAGAGTTTTTACTTTGACTTATCAAGTAGACTTTTTTAACAAATTAAATTTTAAAGAAATTACCAAAGATCAATTACCTCAAAAAATATGGGCAGATTGCATACATTGTCCAAAGTTTCCGGAATGCGATGAAACTGCAATGATTTTTAATCTTTAA
- a CDS encoding DUF3426 domain-containing protein, whose amino-acid sequence MIVACPNCSTKYKLPDEQVRPGAKARCSVCSEVFSIEPDYNTPPPKKQADNNLEDLLFGEDNSKEPQVPVSDQTNSEKEIEQKQPTGSAIDELDNELDDLFGESKSPNQPVSAQNSTPSPTQSSAQNNVIDDNELDALVNQPKNQEVTPPQKPSTMADDPFSHLVDDSGTDFGDLFDEIDPNSSKKNPPILHAPEQQSEMLEQQKASERLANRAFKMSAQNLEAENTRANRKSANDLDFDLNEEEAPLIYGEPAAGSKGNTKLSTKNDYQPPSQNAEPIPPLAQKKEIPWGKIGAFAMILIVCIGIGGYFWYREQQRAAYEAALAEQRERLKLFEVKIEHQFVVANEKNVPPQTKIGNSGAASSTVKGKIFVVTGTVTNNFPMPKSDIRLVASLLDAEGRVLAKKEQFAGTTATMFQLSVMDEKDLEAYLNSTATILENNSVVLPNTSIPFTFVFYRVFDRAATIQVNVISANDARILKDNNAMDGKNIKKQ is encoded by the coding sequence ATGATTGTAGCTTGTCCAAATTGTTCAACTAAATATAAATTACCGGACGAACAGGTTCGCCCTGGGGCTAAAGCTCGTTGTTCTGTATGTTCCGAAGTTTTTTCTATTGAACCTGATTATAATACGCCGCCGCCTAAAAAACAAGCGGATAACAACTTAGAAGACCTACTTTTTGGTGAGGACAATTCTAAAGAACCCCAAGTTCCTGTTTCTGATCAAACTAATTCTGAAAAAGAGATAGAACAAAAACAACCTACAGGTAGTGCGATTGACGAGTTAGACAATGAACTCGATGACCTTTTTGGTGAATCAAAAAGCCCTAACCAACCTGTTTCCGCCCAAAACTCAACTCCAAGCCCAACCCAAAGTTCAGCCCAGAATAATGTGATTGATGATAATGAGCTTGATGCTTTAGTCAATCAACCGAAAAATCAGGAAGTTACTCCGCCTCAAAAGCCAAGTACTATGGCTGATGACCCTTTTTCCCATCTTGTAGACGATAGCGGTACGGATTTTGGAGACCTTTTTGATGAGATAGATCCTAATTCTTCAAAAAAGAACCCACCTATTCTTCACGCTCCGGAACAGCAAAGTGAAATGCTGGAGCAACAAAAAGCCAGTGAGCGTTTGGCAAATCGTGCCTTTAAAATGAGTGCCCAAAATCTGGAAGCAGAAAATACACGAGCGAACAGGAAGTCTGCTAATGATTTAGATTTTGATCTCAACGAAGAAGAAGCTCCGTTGATTTACGGAGAGCCTGCGGCAGGTTCAAAGGGTAATACCAAACTTTCTACAAAAAATGACTATCAACCGCCAAGTCAAAATGCAGAGCCTATTCCCCCTTTAGCTCAAAAGAAAGAAATTCCTTGGGGAAAAATCGGGGCTTTTGCCATGATTTTAATCGTGTGTATCGGGATTGGCGGATATTTTTGGTATAGAGAACAACAACGAGCTGCTTATGAAGCGGCCCTCGCCGAACAAAGAGAACGTCTCAAGTTATTTGAGGTAAAAATAGAACATCAATTTGTAGTTGCCAACGAAAAAAATGTACCGCCTCAGACTAAAATCGGAAATTCAGGAGCGGCATCATCAACCGTCAAGGGTAAGATTTTTGTTGTTACCGGAACAGTAACCAACAACTTTCCCATGCCCAAAAGCGATATTCGTTTAGTTGCCTCTTTGCTTGATGCCGAAGGTAGAGTCCTTGCCAAAAAAGAGCAATTTGCCGGAACAACGGCCACTATGTTTCAACTTTCAGTCATGGACGAAAAAGACCTTGAGGCATATCTTAACAGCACAGCCACTATTTTGGAAAATAATTCCGTAGTCTTGCCAAATACCAGCATTCCTTTTACTTTTGTTTTTTATCGTGTTTTTGATAGGGCGGCGACAATTCAAGTTAACGTCATTAGTGCAAATGATGCGAGAATCTTAAAAGACAATAATGCCATGGACGGCAAAAACATAAAAAAACAGTAA